In Nasonia vitripennis strain AsymCx chromosome 2, Nvit_psr_1.1, whole genome shotgun sequence, a genomic segment contains:
- the LOC100120133 gene encoding hydroxymethylglutaryl-CoA lyase, mitochondrial encodes MFSSWCRNASALRNNTRNACSFFTDIVRIVEVGPRDGLQNIRKVLPTETKIELINRLSQTGLRSVEVTSFVSPKWVPQMADSAEVYQGVEKNPNVEYSVLVPNLKGLDKALKLGVKEVVLFTAASETFNQKNINCSIAESLKNCKEITKICKEKKIKARAVISCIAGCPYEGEIKPVNVANVAEALLDMGCYEVGLGDTIGVATPKKMAHLFEELKKMTGGDVWRFAVHCHDTYGQAIANIYECLRQGIRVFDSSVAGLGGCPYAPGASGNVSTEDLVYLLHGEGFETGVDLDKLIQVGQFISEQIPSTNHSKAGSAVLAKLNRQCN; translated from the coding sequence ATGTTCTCCAGCTGGTGTCGCAACGCGAGCGCATTACGCAACAACACAAGAAATGCCTGCAGCTTCTTCACTGACATTGTGCGCATCGTCGAGGTCGGGCCCCGTGACGGTCTCCAGAACATCAGGAAGGTTCTGCCCACCGAGACGAAAATTGAACTGATCAACCGACTGTCCCAAACCGGTCTACGTTCAGTCGAAGTCACCAGCTTTGTATCGCCGAAATGGGTACCACAGATGGCTGATAGTGCCGAGGTGTATCAGGGCGTTGAGAAGAATCCGAATGTGGAGTACTCGGTTCTCGTCCCGAATCTCAAAGGTTTGGACAAGGCCCTTAAGTTGGGTGTCAAGGAAGTCGTACTCTTTACAGCCGCCAGCGAGACCTTCAACCAGAAGAACATCAATTGCTCGATCGCGGAGAGTCTGAAGAACTGCAAGGAAATCACCAAGATTTGCAAGGAGAAGAAGATCAAAGCGCGAGCGGTGATATCTTGCATCGCTGGCTGTCCCTATGAGGGAGAGATAAAGCCGGTGAACGTGGCGAACGTGGCCGAAGCGCTACTGGACATGGGCTGCTACGAGGTCGGTCTGGGGGACACCATCGGTGTGGCGACTCCCAAAAAGATGGCTCATCTCTTTGAAGAGTTAAAGAAGATGACAGGAGGCGACGTCTGGAGGTTCGCCGTCCACTGTCACGACACCTACGGACAAGCAATCGCCAACATCTACGAGTGCCTCAGACAGGGCATTCGAGTGTTTGACTCGTCAGTGGCTGGCCTTGGAGGCTGTCCCTATGCCCCAGGAGCGTCTGGCAACGTCTCGACCGAAGATCTGGTTTATCTGCTGCACGGAGAGGGTTTTGAGACCGGAGTCGATCTGGATAAGCTGATTCAAGTGGGACAGTTCATCAGCGAGCAGATTCCCAGCACGAATCATTCCAAAGCCGGCAGCGCCGTTCTTGCCAAGCTCAACCGTCAGTGTAATTGA